Proteins encoded by one window of Gemmatimonadaceae bacterium:
- the ftsA gene encoding cell division protein FtsA, which yields MNPDRLVAGLDIGSAKTTAIIAEVEGDLPKHPTIKVLGVGQARTTGMRRGVVSDIEETTRSIKKAMQDAERMAGAQVQEVYAGIAGEHVQAMTSKGIVAVNHDEIDKSDVDRANEVARAQAIPQDRELLHAIPQEYTVDKNVGIRDPIGMSGTRLETEMYLVTIGSSPAINLRKSVERAGYKVRELVLEPLASSLAVLTEDEKELGVGLVEMGAGTTDLAVFYEGKIRHLGTIAFGGNNVTSDIVHGLGVTQADAERLKERYGCAYEPLVDPSDVIQLPSTVAQGDRQIPRELLAHIIHQRMDEIFDLVQRDISSAGFAGKLSAGVVLTGGAAAMQGAAELASEVFGTGVRVGVPSENIGGLVDSVEAPRFATAVGLAQYGGSRIALGGIGATRRMPGGKGMEGIVGKIKFWLQDFF from the coding sequence ATGAACCCTGACCGGCTTGTAGCGGGACTCGACATCGGATCGGCGAAGACCACGGCCATCATCGCCGAGGTCGAGGGCGATCTTCCGAAGCATCCCACGATCAAAGTGCTGGGCGTCGGACAGGCGCGCACCACCGGGATGCGCCGCGGCGTCGTGTCGGACATCGAGGAAACGACGCGCTCGATCAAGAAGGCCATGCAGGACGCCGAGCGCATGGCCGGGGCGCAGGTGCAGGAGGTCTACGCCGGCATCGCGGGCGAGCACGTGCAGGCGATGACCAGCAAAGGCATCGTCGCGGTGAATCACGACGAGATCGACAAGTCGGACGTCGACCGGGCGAACGAAGTCGCGCGCGCGCAGGCAATTCCGCAGGATCGCGAGCTGCTGCACGCAATTCCGCAGGAGTACACGGTCGACAAGAACGTCGGCATTCGCGATCCGATCGGCATGAGCGGCACGCGCCTCGAGACGGAGATGTATCTCGTCACGATCGGCAGCTCGCCGGCGATCAACCTCCGCAAGTCGGTGGAGCGCGCGGGTTACAAGGTGCGCGAGCTCGTCCTCGAGCCGCTCGCCAGCTCGCTCGCCGTGCTCACCGAAGACGAGAAAGAGCTCGGTGTCGGCCTCGTGGAGATGGGCGCGGGAACGACCGACCTCGCGGTGTTTTACGAGGGAAAAATCCGGCATCTCGGAACGATCGCGTTCGGCGGCAACAACGTGACGAGCGACATCGTGCACGGCCTGGGGGTCACGCAGGCGGATGCGGAGCGGTTGAAGGAGCGCTACGGGTGCGCGTACGAGCCGCTCGTCGATCCGAGCGACGTCATTCAGCTGCCGAGTACCGTGGCGCAGGGCGATCGGCAGATTCCGCGTGAGTTGCTGGCGCACATCATTCACCAGCGCATGGACGAGATCTTCGACCTGGTGCAGCGAGACATCTCGTCGGCGGGTTTCGCGGGCAAGCTGAGCGCGGGGGTGGTGCTCACCGGCGGCGCCGCGGCGATGCAGGGCGCAGCGGAACTGGCGAGCGAGGTCTTCGGAACGGGTGTTCGTGTCGGCGTGCCGAGCGAAAACATCGGTGGCTTGGTGGATTCGGTCGAAGCGCCTCGTTTTGCGACGGCGGTCGGGCTCGCTCAGTACGGCGGGAGTCGGATCGCGCTGGGCGGGATCGGTGCGACGCGGCGCATGCCGGGCGGGAAGGGGATGGAAGGGATCGTCGGGAAGATAAAATTTTGGCTGCAGGACTTTTTCTAG
- the ftsZ gene encoding cell division protein FtsZ — protein MIFEFEESATQNARMKVVGVGGGGGNAVNRMIDEHLEGVEFISVNTDSQALITSKSDVKVQIGKKLTRGLGAGARPDIGRQAIDENRDEVSGALKSADLVFITCGMGGGTGTGAAPVIAELAREAGALTVGIVTKPFLFEGRKRMRQAEQGIAEMRKNVDTMIVVPNERLLAVVGKGIPFQDALKKADEVLLHATQGISSLISVTGLVNVDFADVRTVMQAGGSALMGTGVGKGENRAMEAAQQAISSPLLDNVSISGATGVLVNITGGADLTLGEVHQINEIIHDAVGDDAEIIFGAVHEPAMQGEIRVTVIATGFDRALNVGGTSARESASPAQAKGSPVIPFPGNRPARVTGNQPAPRSEPQRAPRPVNDRGDLSDMEIPTFIRRQMD, from the coding sequence ATGATCTTCGAGTTCGAAGAGAGCGCGACCCAGAACGCTCGCATGAAGGTGGTGGGCGTCGGCGGTGGCGGTGGCAATGCCGTCAATCGCATGATCGACGAACACCTCGAGGGTGTCGAGTTCATCTCGGTGAACACGGATTCTCAGGCGTTGATCACGTCGAAGTCGGACGTGAAGGTGCAGATCGGAAAGAAGCTCACGCGCGGGCTTGGCGCCGGCGCGCGGCCCGATATCGGCCGCCAGGCGATTGATGAGAATCGCGATGAAGTCTCGGGCGCGCTCAAGAGCGCGGACCTCGTGTTCATCACGTGCGGCATGGGCGGCGGCACCGGCACCGGCGCGGCGCCGGTCATCGCGGAGCTCGCGAGAGAAGCAGGTGCGCTCACCGTCGGCATCGTGACCAAGCCGTTCCTCTTCGAGGGACGAAAGCGCATGCGCCAGGCGGAGCAGGGCATCGCCGAGATGCGCAAGAACGTCGACACGATGATCGTCGTGCCGAACGAGCGCTTGCTCGCGGTCGTCGGCAAAGGCATTCCGTTCCAGGACGCGCTCAAGAAGGCCGACGAAGTGCTGCTCCACGCGACGCAGGGCATCTCGTCGCTGATCAGCGTCACCGGTCTCGTGAACGTCGACTTCGCCGATGTGCGCACCGTCATGCAGGCCGGCGGCTCGGCCCTCATGGGCACGGGTGTCGGCAAGGGTGAGAATCGCGCGATGGAAGCCGCGCAGCAGGCGATTTCCTCGCCGCTGCTCGACAACGTGTCCATCTCCGGCGCGACGGGCGTGCTCGTCAACATCACCGGCGGCGCCGATCTCACGCTTGGCGAAGTGCATCAGATCAACGAAATCATTCACGACGCCGTCGGCGACGATGCGGAAATCATCTTCGGCGCCGTGCACGAGCCGGCGATGCAGGGCGAGATTCGCGTCACCGTCATCGCGACGGGCTTCGATCGCGCCCTCAACGTCGGTGGAACGTCGGCGCGCGAAAGTGCGTCGCCCGCACAGGCCAAGGGCTCGCCGGTCATTCCATTCCCCGGCAATCGTCCCGCGCGCGTCACCGGAAATCAGCCGGCGCCTCGCTCCGAGCCGCAGCGCGCCCCTCGTCCCGTGAACGATCGCGGTGATCTCAGCGACATGGAGATCCCAACGTTCATCAGAAGGCAGATGGACTGA
- a CDS encoding M23 family metallopeptidase: MKLGFVRILTYGLVALALAGALRFTPELPEPERKAAEVLITQAATPTWKLRFDTLGRGESLQSLLRRGGFSDDDAAAALQAATTLDARRIPAGMPVTIKAEAADSSPNEVTLQLSIDRLLHLKRNGDTWTGTEEKLAWATDTIIVGGTINTNLYDAINTSAKNDLPGGARQQLAWALADVYEYRVDMSRDLQVGDEFKVVAERSVAPTGAMRIGKVIAATFKLSGNMIDAVHFNSDGATGEYFDQAGKSMRAAFLHAPLEFRRISSVFGGREHPILGGWRMHKGLDYAANYGTPVRAIGDGVVIRAGWSNGYGNVLEIRHRNGFVTRYGHLSRYAAGIRVGTHVAMGQYVANVGSTGLSTGPHLHFEVIVNGEQRDPRVALKATGGDPIPANERTAFEQFKDKLLAQLDGPVNGVEKLAGMASAPR, translated from the coding sequence GTGAAGCTGGGTTTCGTTCGCATCCTGACGTACGGCCTGGTCGCGCTGGCTCTCGCCGGCGCGCTTCGCTTTACCCCAGAACTTCCCGAACCCGAGCGAAAGGCCGCCGAGGTCCTCATCACCCAGGCGGCCACGCCCACGTGGAAGCTGCGCTTCGACACGCTCGGCCGCGGTGAATCGCTGCAGTCGCTCCTGCGGCGCGGTGGATTCAGCGACGACGATGCCGCGGCCGCCCTTCAGGCCGCGACGACACTCGATGCGCGTCGCATTCCGGCGGGCATGCCCGTCACCATCAAGGCGGAAGCCGCCGATTCGTCGCCAAACGAAGTGACGCTCCAACTGTCGATCGATCGCCTGCTGCATCTCAAACGCAACGGCGATACGTGGACGGGTACGGAAGAGAAACTCGCGTGGGCGACGGATACGATCATCGTCGGCGGCACGATCAATACGAATCTCTACGACGCGATCAACACCAGCGCGAAGAATGATTTGCCTGGCGGCGCGCGTCAGCAGCTTGCCTGGGCGTTGGCGGACGTGTACGAGTATCGCGTCGACATGAGCCGCGACCTGCAGGTGGGCGACGAATTCAAAGTCGTCGCCGAGCGGTCGGTGGCGCCGACGGGCGCGATGCGCATCGGCAAAGTCATCGCGGCCACGTTCAAGCTGTCGGGCAACATGATCGACGCCGTGCACTTCAACAGCGACGGCGCAACGGGCGAGTATTTCGATCAGGCGGGCAAGTCGATGCGCGCCGCCTTCCTGCACGCGCCGCTGGAATTCCGCCGCATCTCGAGCGTGTTCGGCGGCCGCGAGCATCCCATCCTTGGCGGATGGCGCATGCACAAGGGCCTGGACTACGCGGCGAACTACGGCACGCCCGTGCGCGCGATCGGCGACGGCGTGGTGATTCGCGCCGGCTGGAGCAACGGTTACGGCAACGTGCTCGAGATTCGGCATCGCAATGGATTCGTCACGCGCTACGGCCATTTGAGCCGCTACGCGGCGGGCATTCGCGTCGGCACGCACGTGGCGATGGGCCAGTATGTCGCGAACGTTGGCAGCACGGGCCTGAGCACCGGGCCGCACCTCCACTTCGAGGTGATCGTAAACGGCGAGCAGCGCGATCCGCGCGTGGCGCTCAAGGCAACGGGCGGCGACCCGATTCCGGCGAATGAGCGGACGGCGTTCGAGCAGTTCAAGGACAAGCTGCTCGCTCAGCTGGACGGGCCGGTGAATGGCGTTGAGAAGCTTGCGGGAATGGCCAGCGCACCGCGCTGA
- the ftsY gene encoding signal recognition particle-docking protein FtsY: protein MRLLKKSGDLPKRSLWSRIKDVALMDVAVLARGGVTAGSLEELEQLLLEADFGVPVTLRLVEDVERRAKRGQVKTQEEFRAALADGIDAALRSGNNDAGLTLSPTAPTVILVVGVNGAGKTTFIGKLASRFAREKKRVMVAAGDTFRAGAIDQLKVWADRAGAEFVGAKAGTDPAAVAFDAIDAAVARGADVLIVDTAGRLHTSEGLMEELKKVARVITKRLPGAPHESLLVLDGTIGQNAVQQAKTFAGAVPVTGLVVTKLDGTARGGVVVAVHEAIDVPVKFLGVGEGADDLVPFDASAFAQDLMEE, encoded by the coding sequence ATGCGGTTATTGAAGAAGTCCGGAGACCTGCCGAAACGGTCGCTCTGGTCGCGAATCAAGGACGTCGCGCTGATGGACGTCGCCGTGCTCGCGCGCGGCGGCGTGACGGCGGGATCGCTGGAGGAGCTCGAGCAGCTGTTGCTCGAGGCGGACTTCGGCGTGCCGGTGACGCTGCGGCTCGTCGAGGACGTCGAACGTCGTGCCAAACGCGGCCAGGTGAAGACGCAGGAGGAGTTCCGTGCCGCGCTGGCGGACGGCATCGACGCGGCGCTGCGCAGCGGAAACAACGACGCGGGGCTCACGCTCTCGCCGACCGCGCCGACGGTGATTCTCGTCGTCGGCGTCAACGGAGCGGGGAAGACGACGTTTATCGGCAAGCTCGCGTCGCGGTTCGCGCGCGAGAAGAAGCGCGTCATGGTCGCCGCCGGCGACACCTTTCGCGCCGGCGCGATCGATCAGCTCAAGGTGTGGGCCGATCGCGCGGGCGCGGAATTCGTCGGCGCCAAGGCGGGGACCGATCCGGCGGCCGTCGCGTTCGACGCGATCGACGCCGCCGTCGCGCGCGGCGCCGACGTGTTGATCGTCGACACCGCCGGGCGGCTGCACACGAGCGAAGGGCTCATGGAAGAGCTCAAGAAAGTCGCGCGCGTGATCACGAAACGGCTGCCGGGCGCGCCCCATGAATCCCTGCTCGTGCTCGACGGCACGATCGGGCAGAACGCGGTGCAACAGGCCAAGACCTTCGCGGGTGCGGTGCCGGTGACGGGTCTCGTCGTGACGAAGCTCGATGGCACCGCACGCGGCGGCGTGGTGGTCGCGGTGCACGAGGCGATCGACGTTCCCGTCAAGTTCCTTGGCGTCGGCGAAGGCGCGGACGATCTCGTCCCGTTCGACGCGTCGGCGTTCGCGCAGGATCTCATGGAAGAGTGA
- the recG gene encoding ATP-dependent DNA helicase RecG: MSTSRPTQQRLYLETPVTYLKGVGPARADALRRLGIVTAGDLLFHVPHRYEDASTVSPIKSLEPGMHGTVIGTVISKGVIPTRKGLRIFQAVLRDETGMIEVSWPGQPFLDRTIDKGDALLVTGNVRFFHGRQLQPREFVNLGDDDSATAHGRVLSVYPATEGLSFKLIRSIVDTHLDALLPQLVEYLPPDIVALGGVPAIGEALRMVHRPASIADAMQGRARLAFEELFFVQLLHQRAKDLAREKRAGVRFDNKRTLTSRLRKDLPFELTGAQVRSIREIFADMCSDRRMQRLLQGDVGSGKTIVALFAALLAIESGYQAAIMAPTELLAEQHHRTLTKLLEPLGIAPLLLTGSLPARERKAVARQLAGAEPVLVVGTHALVQEATVFAKLGFAAIDEQHRFGVEQRKALGAKGEAPDVLLMSATPIPRSLALTLYGDLDLSMLDERPPGRQPIATALRRESGRARVLQFIDRQIEQGRQAYIVYPVIEESEKTDLKAATTMYDLLAAGPFANRRVALLHGRIPSDERDDIMRRFRDGEIDVLVATTVIEVGIDVANATVMLIEHPERFGLSQLHQLRGRVGRGADESYCILLGDVSPEVADRLSVFVRTDDGFDIAREDLRMRGMGDLFGERQSGVPTFRIADPLRDEELNERARMAATTLLERDPSLDRPEHANLRRVLGERYARSLELFRVG; encoded by the coding sequence GTGAGCACCTCGCGGCCCACGCAACAGCGTCTCTATCTCGAGACGCCGGTCACGTACCTCAAAGGCGTCGGGCCGGCCCGCGCGGACGCGTTGCGGCGGCTCGGCATCGTCACCGCGGGCGACTTGCTCTTTCACGTACCGCATCGGTACGAGGATGCGAGCACCGTCAGCCCGATCAAGTCGCTCGAGCCGGGGATGCACGGCACCGTCATCGGCACCGTGATCTCGAAAGGCGTCATTCCCACGCGCAAGGGGCTTCGCATCTTCCAGGCGGTGCTTCGTGATGAAACTGGAATGATAGAAGTATCATGGCCCGGCCAGCCATTCCTGGACCGAACCATCGACAAGGGGGACGCGCTGCTCGTCACCGGCAACGTCCGCTTCTTCCACGGACGCCAGCTCCAGCCGCGCGAGTTCGTCAATCTGGGCGACGACGACAGCGCGACCGCCCACGGACGCGTGTTGTCGGTGTATCCGGCGACCGAGGGCCTGTCGTTCAAGCTCATTCGCTCGATCGTCGACACGCATCTGGACGCGCTGCTGCCGCAGCTCGTCGAGTACCTGCCGCCGGACATCGTTGCACTCGGCGGCGTGCCGGCGATCGGCGAGGCGCTGCGCATGGTGCATCGCCCGGCGTCGATCGCCGACGCGATGCAGGGCCGCGCGCGCCTGGCCTTCGAGGAGCTGTTCTTCGTTCAGCTGCTGCATCAGCGCGCCAAGGATCTCGCGCGGGAGAAGCGGGCCGGTGTTCGCTTCGACAACAAGCGAACGCTCACGTCGCGCTTGCGGAAGGATCTGCCGTTCGAGCTCACCGGCGCGCAGGTGCGCTCGATTCGCGAGATCTTCGCCGACATGTGCAGCGACCGCCGCATGCAGCGATTGCTGCAGGGCGACGTCGGGAGCGGCAAGACCATCGTCGCGCTGTTCGCGGCGTTGCTGGCGATCGAGAGCGGCTATCAAGCGGCGATCATGGCGCCCACGGAACTGCTCGCCGAACAACATCATCGAACGCTCACGAAGTTGCTCGAGCCGCTCGGAATTGCGCCGCTGCTGCTCACCGGCAGCCTTCCCGCGCGCGAACGCAAGGCGGTCGCACGCCAGTTAGCGGGCGCCGAGCCGGTACTGGTGGTCGGAACGCACGCGTTGGTGCAGGAAGCGACGGTTTTCGCGAAGCTCGGCTTCGCGGCCATCGACGAACAGCATCGATTCGGCGTCGAGCAACGAAAGGCACTTGGCGCAAAGGGCGAGGCGCCCGACGTATTGCTGATGTCGGCCACGCCGATTCCGCGCTCGCTCGCGCTCACGCTCTACGGCGATCTCGATCTCAGCATGCTCGACGAGCGACCGCCGGGACGACAGCCGATCGCGACGGCGCTGCGCCGCGAATCGGGCCGCGCCCGCGTGCTGCAGTTCATCGACCGGCAGATCGAGCAGGGGCGACAGGCGTACATCGTCTATCCGGTCATCGAGGAGTCGGAGAAGACCGATCTCAAAGCGGCGACGACGATGTATGATCTGCTGGCTGCCGGCCCCTTCGCGAATCGCCGCGTCGCGTTGTTGCACGGCCGCATTCCGTCGGACGAGCGCGATGACATCATGCGACGGTTTCGCGACGGCGAGATCGACGTCCTCGTTGCGACGACGGTAATTGAGGTCGGCATCGACGTCGCGAATGCGACGGTCATGCTCATCGAGCATCCCGAGCGCTTCGGTTTGTCGCAGCTTCACCAGTTGCGAGGACGCGTCGGCCGCGGCGCCGACGAGTCGTATTGCATTCTGCTCGGCGACGTGAGTCCGGAGGTCGCCGATCGGCTCAGCGTGTTCGTGCGCACGGATGACGGTTTCGACATCGCGCGTGAGGATTTGCGCATGCGCGGCATGGGCGACCTGTTCGGCGAACGTCAGAGCGGCGTCCCGACGTTCCGCATCGCGGACCCGCTGCGCGACGAGGAGTTGAACGAACGCGCGCGCATGGCCGCCACAACGCTCCTGGAACGCGACCCAAGTCTGGATCGTCCGGAGCACGCAAACCTTCGCCGAGTCCTCGGCGAACGCTACGCTCGCTCGCTGGAATTATTCAGGGTGGGTTGA
- a CDS encoding ATP-binding protein, producing MTLRSRLGAGLVTIAIILVLPLVFAIRSLNRLHEDAKALRDREFSGLLLIGRVREGLNNLRREELALLFSYNSAARDTVDHELSHLGAMADTLSRFQLPSYAQDIRSAVQQIQQAAPSEYAAALAGDTAKADALSAKVFVPALNRADSTATFAESAIRDRTSSVVSAQTTAIGRTTTVSVTALALALFIAAVIAILLTRSISEPVLDLRAGMTAVADGDLDFKLRIPSDRTDEFGTLAESFKEMTRQLSELDKLKAEFVSVASHELKTPINVMIGYLQLLEEGVYGSLTQKQLDVHKTLVVQANTLLRLVKQLLDVSRFEAGGGRVEPRKVDLDHFLAELDAAFHVLAVQREITFQVERRGDLPDEVYWDVDRINEVLGNLLSNAFKFTPRSGRVELGIEPVDGGIHMEVRDTGAGIPPEQLPRIFEKFYQADNQRSAHTTGTGLGLAIAKQIVEAHGGTIACDSTVGVGTTFSITLPVRVARRSSMQRAITAAV from the coding sequence ATGACCCTGCGTTCGAGGCTCGGCGCCGGCCTCGTTACCATCGCCATCATTCTCGTTCTGCCGCTCGTCTTCGCGATCCGGTCACTCAACCGGTTGCACGAGGACGCGAAGGCATTGCGCGACCGCGAGTTTTCGGGGCTGCTGCTGATCGGGCGCGTCCGCGAGGGCCTCAACAATCTTCGGCGCGAGGAACTGGCGCTGTTGTTCTCATACAACAGTGCCGCGCGCGACACCGTCGATCACGAGCTCTCGCATCTCGGCGCCATGGCCGACACGCTCAGCCGCTTCCAGCTGCCGAGCTATGCGCAGGACATTCGGAGCGCGGTGCAGCAGATCCAGCAGGCCGCGCCGTCCGAGTATGCGGCCGCACTTGCTGGCGACACGGCGAAGGCAGACGCGCTGTCCGCCAAAGTGTTCGTGCCCGCGCTCAACCGCGCCGACTCCACCGCGACGTTTGCGGAGAGCGCGATTCGCGACCGAACGAGCAGCGTCGTCTCTGCTCAGACCACGGCGATCGGCCGGACGACGACGGTATCCGTCACCGCGCTGGCGTTGGCGCTGTTCATCGCCGCCGTGATCGCGATTCTCCTGACACGATCGATCAGCGAACCGGTGCTCGACCTGCGCGCGGGCATGACCGCCGTCGCCGACGGTGATCTGGACTTCAAACTGAGAATACCGAGTGACCGAACCGATGAGTTCGGTACGCTCGCCGAGAGCTTCAAGGAAATGACGCGGCAGTTGAGCGAGCTCGACAAGCTCAAGGCCGAATTCGTATCCGTCGCGTCGCACGAGCTCAAGACGCCGATCAACGTCATGATCGGATATCTGCAGCTGCTCGAGGAAGGCGTTTACGGCTCTCTGACACAGAAGCAGCTCGACGTGCACAAGACGCTCGTCGTTCAAGCCAACACGCTGCTCCGGCTCGTGAAGCAATTGCTCGACGTGAGTCGATTCGAAGCAGGCGGCGGCCGTGTCGAGCCGCGCAAGGTCGATCTCGACCACTTTCTCGCCGAGCTCGATGCCGCGTTTCACGTGCTGGCCGTTCAGCGCGAGATCACGTTCCAGGTCGAGCGGCGCGGGGATTTGCCGGATGAGGTATACTGGGACGTGGACCGCATCAACGAAGTGCTGGGCAACTTGTTGTCGAACGCATTCAAGTTCACCCCACGCAGCGGCCGGGTCGAGTTGGGGATAGAGCCGGTCGATGGCGGGATTCACATGGAAGTGCGCGACACGGGCGCCGGTATTCCGCCCGAACAGCTCCCGCGCATCTTCGAAAAGTTTTACCAAGCCGACAACCAACGGTCGGCGCACACGACTGGTACGGGCTTGGGACTTGCCATCGCAAAGCAAATCGTTGAAGCACACGGGGGAACGATCGCGTGCGACAGCACCGTGGGAGTAGGAACGACATTCTCGATCACGCTGCCTGTTCGGGTCGCGCGTCGTTCTTCGATGCAGCGCGCCATCACCGCGGCGGTGTGA
- the asnS gene encoding asparagine--tRNA ligase, with the protein MADPTPRIAELKDHVGQRVTIRGWVTHVRSSGKVAFAVIRDGTGVMQAVFVKTQLPPEVWERFKELTLEASVHVTGEVRAEARAPGGFEMGVTDLTVFGASPIDYPIQPKEHGIDFLLDHRHFWLRSNRVRAIFAIRNEIEQAIHDFYYERGFLRVDTPILTAAIGERSGLFSTEYFEEGNAYLAQTGQLYGEAAAAAFGKIYTFGPTFRAEKSKTRRHLTEFWMIEPEVAWNDSNDNMRLQEDFVSFLVQRCLERRSAELKELERDTSHLERVKAPFHRVNYTDAVAILQKKGSEVKWGDDLGAEDESLLVADYDRPVFVMNYPKEAKAFYMKENPDDPRTVLCDDCLAPEGYGEIIGGSQREDDYDKLLHRIHEEGLPVDAYGWYLDLRKYGTFVHSGFGLGLERTVAWICGLPHIREVIAFPRMMHRLRP; encoded by the coding sequence ATGGCAGACCCGACGCCGCGCATCGCCGAGCTCAAGGACCACGTTGGTCAGCGTGTCACCATCCGAGGATGGGTCACGCACGTAAGATCGTCTGGTAAGGTCGCTTTCGCAGTGATCCGCGACGGTACCGGCGTCATGCAGGCGGTCTTCGTGAAGACGCAGCTGCCGCCCGAGGTGTGGGAGCGGTTCAAGGAGCTGACGCTCGAGGCATCGGTGCACGTGACGGGTGAGGTGCGGGCCGAGGCGCGCGCACCGGGCGGCTTCGAGATGGGCGTCACTGATTTGACCGTCTTCGGCGCCAGCCCCATCGACTACCCGATTCAGCCGAAGGAGCACGGAATCGACTTCCTGCTCGACCACCGGCACTTCTGGCTGCGCTCGAACCGCGTGCGGGCGATCTTCGCCATTCGCAACGAGATCGAGCAGGCGATCCACGATTTCTACTACGAGCGCGGCTTCCTGCGCGTCGACACGCCGATCCTCACCGCGGCGATCGGTGAGCGCAGCGGCCTGTTCTCGACCGAGTACTTCGAGGAAGGGAACGCCTATCTCGCGCAGACCGGTCAGCTCTACGGCGAAGCCGCCGCCGCCGCGTTCGGAAAGATCTATACGTTCGGGCCGACCTTCCGCGCCGAGAAGTCGAAGACGCGGCGGCATCTGACCGAGTTCTGGATGATCGAGCCCGAGGTGGCGTGGAACGACTCGAACGACAACATGCGGTTGCAGGAAGACTTCGTGAGCTTCCTCGTGCAGCGCTGCCTCGAGCGGAGATCCGCGGAGCTCAAGGAGCTCGAGCGCGACACCTCGCATCTCGAGCGGGTGAAGGCGCCATTCCATCGCGTGAACTACACCGACGCGGTCGCGATTCTGCAGAAGAAGGGCAGCGAGGTGAAATGGGGCGACGATTTAGGCGCCGAAGACGAATCATTGCTCGTCGCCGACTACGATCGCCCGGTCTTCGTGATGAACTATCCGAAGGAAGCGAAGGCGTTCTACATGAAGGAGAATCCCGACGATCCGCGCACGGTATTGTGCGACGATTGTCTGGCGCCCGAAGGGTACGGCGAGATCATTGGCGGGTCGCAGCGCGAGGACGATTACGACAAGCTGCTGCACCGCATTCACGAGGAAGGTCTGCCCGTCGATGCCTATGGCTGGTATCTCGATCTCCGCAAATACGGCACGTTCGTGCACTCGGGCTTTGGACTCGGACTCGAGCGAACGGTGGCGTGGATTTGCGGCTTGCCGCATATCCGCGAGGTGATTGCCTTCCCGCGGATGATGCATCGCTTGCGGCCGTAG
- the mazG gene encoding nucleoside triphosphate pyrophosphohydrolase has translation MQSKPSLDDTLSLMRDLRARCEWDAAQTHESLRPYLIEEAYEVDDAIRAGNDAQLREELGDLLLQILFHSVLAEERGAFTMNDVASGFITKMKGRHPHLYGEGARQPWEQMKAKKRASIVDGLPADLPALHRAFRLQDRAAGVGFDWPDTEGPAQKVEEELEEVHEELRARPPADPHAPPNYDAAHERLEEEIGDLLFAVVNLSRKAGVHPALALDKANVKFARRFGAVEKMAAERGLKVGEASLQQLDALWDEVKTTERK, from the coding sequence ATGCAAAGTAAACCATCGCTCGACGATACTTTGTCCCTGATGCGCGACCTGCGCGCGCGGTGCGAGTGGGACGCCGCGCAGACGCACGAGTCGCTGCGTCCGTATTTGATCGAGGAGGCCTACGAGGTCGACGACGCCATTCGCGCCGGCAACGACGCGCAACTTCGCGAAGAGCTCGGCGACCTGCTGCTGCAGATTCTCTTCCATTCCGTGCTGGCCGAGGAGCGTGGCGCGTTCACCATGAACGACGTTGCGTCCGGTTTCATCACGAAGATGAAAGGCCGTCACCCGCACCTGTACGGCGAAGGCGCGCGCCAGCCGTGGGAGCAGATGAAGGCGAAGAAGCGCGCGAGCATCGTGGATGGATTGCCGGCCGATCTGCCCGCGCTGCATCGCGCGTTTCGGTTACAAGATCGCGCGGCAGGCGTCGGTTTCGACTGGCCCGACACGGAGGGTCCGGCGCAGAAAGTCGAAGAAGAGCTGGAAGAGGTACACGAGGAGCTGCGCGCGCGGCCGCCCGCCGATCCCCATGCGCCACCCAACTACGACGCGGCGCACGAGCGCCTCGAGGAAGAGATTGGAGATCTGTTATTCGCGGTCGTGAATTTGAGCCGCAAGGCCGGCGTGCACCCCGCGCTCGCGCTCGACAAGGCGAACGTGAAGTTCGCGCGGCGGTTCGGAGCAGTCGAAAAAATGGCGGCCGAGCGGGGGCTCAAGGTCGGCGAAGCGTCGCTCCAGCAGTTGGACGCGCTGTGGGACGAAGTGAAGACGACCGAACGGAAATGA